Part of the Nitrosophilus alvini genome, AAAAACGTGGAAAAAAACAGGAATTTTCTGAAAACTTTGATAAAAGCTGATCGTATTGTATTTATGGATCAGGTACACGGCGATAGGGTCGTTGCGATTGATGAAAAAAATATAAACGATATCCACAGATGCGATGCGGTTTTGACCCATCTAAAAGATGTGGCTCTTTGTGTCATGGTAGCCGATTGTAATCCAATTTTGCTCTATGAACCCCAAAAAGAGATAGTAGCTGCCGTTCATGCAGGCAGAAACGGGACATTTCTGGGTATTGTACAAAAGAGTGTTGATATGATGAAAGAATTCTATGGCTGTGACTCTTCAAAGATTATGGCATTTATAGGACCTTCTATCAGAAAATGCTGTTATGAAGTGTCAGAAGAGATTGCAGGTGTTGTCAAAAAGTGTTACGGGCGAAAATATATCCATAATGAGAGATTTCTGGATTTGGCAGCTATGAATATAGATCAGCTTAAATCTTCAGGCCTCAAAGAGGAGAATATCAATCTCACTCCTGTATGTACATGCTGCTTTAAAGACTATTTTTCATACAGAAGAGATAAAATAACCGGAAGATTTGCAGGAGTTATAAAAAATGGAGATTAATTCACTGTTTGGGATTATCCCCGATCTGCCGGGAGTGAGGGTGTATCAGTTCAGTGATAATATCGATTTTTCAAAAGAACTTTCCAAAGAAGCCAGAAACAGAGATTTCGAACTGGAGATTGTTGTTTTCAGTGAAGATTTCTTTTATAAACTGAACTCTTTGGAAGGCGAAAACATAAAGTTAAGAAAAGTAGAGTTTAACAAACCCAAATACAATCTTCGTTCCACACTATACGATACCGTTTTTGTAAATATCGATATATCGACACTTCAGGATATTGAGCTATTTTTCAGAAAAATATACAGAATGATGAAGAATGCGGCAAATATTATAGTCCCTGTTTCAAAAGAGTGTAAAGAGGAGATTGCTGCTCTTTTGGAGAAGTGCAACTACGTGGCAATCAACGATATAGACTTGGATGAAAAAAATTGTGCGATTGTAGGTAGGAAGATGCATGGATGGGCAAGGGTATAACAGGTTACAAGAAGGATAAATAATATAAAATTTCCCACTCGATTTTAATAAATTGTATTTTTTGAAGCTATAATATTAAGAGGATCTCTAAAACAAAGGATAAGTTTTGTTGTATACAGTTATACATATCATACATCTACTGGCAGCATTTGTATATGGCGGTTTTCTTTTTGTGGATATTCTTTTTCTCTCCAAAATGGGGCAGACTTTGACTGCGGAAGAAGCAGCCAAAGCTAGGGAAGCGATCATGATCCATGTACGCAAGGTTGTACCCTATGCACTGTTTGTAGTGGTAGGGACAGGGATCTATATGTTTTGGAATGTTTTTGGAGAAGTGGGGGATGAGGGGCTGACCCGTTTTCAGATGTTACTGTTAATCAAGGCGTTTTTGGGTTTGTGGCTCGGTATACGGGGTTTTAATCAAAAAGTTTTCAAAATCAATCCCTGGGTTTTCAAAAGCCACTATTTTCCTTTTACTCTTGTTGTCATTATCATAATATTGTCGCAGTTAATGTGGATGTAGGCAGAAACAGGGAAATATTTATTTATTTTACAACAGAGAACCTCTATTGGTCAAAAAGCTGTTTAGGAGGATCTGTTCTTTATTTTTCTGATCCATTCGTTCAGGGTCTTTTCAAATCCTATATCTTTTGATTTGTAAAATTTCAGGTTTTTTGCAAGATATTTCTGTTTTACATATCCTCCGAAATCATGGGGATAGAGATATCCGCCGGGCGAAGGTGATTTCAGGTAGTTTGGCACCGGTAGCAGAACCCCATCTTCTATCGCTTTCATTGCGTTGTTGATAGCCTTGTATGCGCTGTTTGATTTTGGGCAGGAGGCAAGATAGATAACACATTGGGAAAGTATTATCCTGGCTTCTGGATATCCTATTTTTGAAACTGCAAGCATTGTGCTTACAGCAAGGTTCAGGGCGTTCGGGTTTGCGTTTCCTATATCTTCGCTTGCAAGAATGACCAGTCTTCTTGCAATATATTCCGGAGGTTCCGCGGCGGCTACAAGTCTGGCAAGGTAGTATAAAGAAGCGTCTATATCACTGCCCCTGATGCTTTTTATCATTGCACTTATGAGATTGTAATGGCTCTCTTTCGAGCTTGAACCCTCATGCAAAGAAGCGGGACGAAGGGATTTGAGTGTTTTTAAATCTATCTTTTTTGTTATTGCCAGTGCAGATTCCAAAAGTTTTAGCATACTTCTTGCATCTTTGGCGCAAGAAGAGATGATATACTCTTTTGCATCATCTTCTATCTCAAAATCGATAAGCTTCCGGGCTCTTTGAAATATCTTTTCCAAATCTTTCTCTTCAAGAGGTTTGAACTCGAACAGAAAGGATCTGGACCTTATACCGGCTGTTAGTGAGAAGTAAGGGTTTTCGGTACTTGCACCCAATATCAACGCTTCGTTTTTTTCCATTATCGGCAGAAGGACTTCCTGCTGGGTTTTGGAGAGTCTATGCACTTCGTCTATAAAAATGATAGGTTTTTCGAATGAGCCTCTGTACATAGATACTATTTTTCTTATCTCCTCTATTTTGAGACTTGTAGCATTTAGCTCATAAAAAGGAGCATCAAGTTCGTTTGCTATTATTCTGGCAAGAGTCGTTTTGCCGCATCCCGGAGGCCCCCAGAAGAAAGAGTGCGAAATTTTTTTGGCTTTTATAAGTTTGTAAAACGCTGCATCAGGGGAGAGCAGATGGGGCTGTCCAGCAAAATGCTCAAGGTTTTTTGGTCTTAGAATTTCGGCAAGATTATCCATTTACTACTTTTATATATATCTCTCTTGTCTCTCTGGGGCCGTCAAATTCACAGAAAAAAATTCCCTGCCATTTTCCCAGGAGAGGTTTTGCATCTTCTACCGGAATCGAGACGCTTGTTCCTGTTATACCGGATTTTATATGTGCATCTGCATTTGTTCCTGCATGGGCATACCTTATATTTGAGGGAACAAGCCTGTGGAGTTCTCTGAGAAAATCTCTTTGAAGATTAGGATCAACGTTTTCAAACAGTATAACACTGGCGGTTGTGTGCGGCGTAAAAATAGTGCATACACCGCTCTTTATACCGGACTTTATAACTGCTTCTTTAACGATTTCGGTTATATCTATCATTTCCGATTTATGATCGGATTTTAGTGTTACCTTTTGCATTTTGCTCCTTTAAAAATTTTTTGAGGTCATCATACTCTTTTCTGGTAAGATATCTTGTTTTGCCTGTGGGAAGAGCACTGAGTGTGATACCGCCGTATTCGAGTCTTTTAAGGTCAACCACTTCTCTTCCGAAATGGGCAAAAAAGCGTCTTATTTCCCTATTTTTCCCTTCTCCTATGGCAATTTTGAGTTTTGAGTACTTCTCATCGTTTTTTATTATCTGATAGGCGTAGAAAGGTGCGAATGTCATCGATTTGACTTTGCTTTTTTCATGTCCTCCCGCGGTTGCGTCTTCAAGCTCAAGTCCCTCTTCCATAGCCTTTATCATCTCTTTTGTGATACTTCCTCTGATTTTAACTTTGTAGATTCTCTCCAAAGAGGAGTTCATAAGAGTGTGAGCCACTTTCGGAGAATCGGTGAGCAGCAGCAGCCCCTCAGTGGCAAAATCGAGTCTGCCGACAGGTATAAAATGTCTGAATTTTGCAGGAAGAGTATCATAGATTGTTCTTCTGCCTCTCGGGTCTTTTTTGGTGACCAGTTCGCCTTTTGGCTTATTGTAAACAATGACTGTAAAGAGGTTGTCTTCCGTTACCTTTTTTGAGCCTATATAGACCTCATCATCTTTTTGAACATCGTAAAAGGGCTCTCTTACAACTTTGCCGTTTACTTTTACTCTGCCTTCCTGAATGAGTCTGTCGGCCTCTCTTCTGGAATATGTGGTATTGTGTGAAATATATTTGTTAAGCCTCATCTCTCTTCTTTATCTGTATCGTTGTCGTTAAAACAGACTATCAGCTATTTTATCCCCGCTTCAACAAGGTCATGAATATGGAGCACACCTGATATTTTATCATTTTCATCTGTAATTACAAGCATCTGTATTTTATGATCTTCTATAATTTTGAGCGCGTCGCTGGCAAGAATGTTTTCGTCTTTGCATATTTTCGGATTCAGGTTTGCGTATTTTATTGCTTTTTCTTCCAAGGAAAAATCCTCTTTCATAAGTGCACGCCTAAGGTCACCGTCGCTTAAAACAGCTTTTAAAGATCCGTTTTTGTCCGTAATGAGGACGTTTCCGAGTCTTCCTTCGCTAATAGCTACAACAGCGTCTTTGAGTTTTGCATTTTCGCTAATAACCGGAAGGTTCTCTTTTCTCATCAGATCTTTTATCTTTATAAAAAGCCTCTTACCGAGACTTCCTCCCGGATGAAAAGTTGCAAAATCCTCTTTTTTGAAACCTCTTTTTTTCATAAGGCATACAGCAATAGCATCTCCCAGAGCCATAGTGAGGGTAGTGGAAGAGGTAGGGGCGGCATCAAGCGGACAAGCCTCTTTTTCAACTTTGATAGAAATAAATATATCGCTATATCTGCCCAGGGTAGAATCTTTTGACTTTGCCATGGCAATCAATGGAATATCAAATCTCTTTATATGAGGAAGTATTTTGATAAGCTCTTCGCTTTCGCCGCTGTAACTGATAGCCAAAACGGCATCTTCTTTTCCTATCATCCCCAAATCGCCGTGAAGAGCTTCAGTAGGGTGTATAAAAAAGCTAGGTGTTCCTGTACTTGCAAGAGTGGCGGCTATTTTTGCCCCTACAAGACCGCTTTTACCCACACCCGTAACGATAAGTTTACCTTTGATTGATGATATGGTTTTTACCGCTTCATTGATGTTCTCTCCGATTCTGTTCTTTGAGTCGATTAAAGCGTCCGCTTCTGTCTGAAGTACATCTTTGGCTATTTTTACAAAATCCATTGTTTTGCCTTCTCTTTTTGATTCGTGATTGGTTTTATACCAACACTCACACCCACACTCACACCCACACTCACACTAATACCAACATGCCCACATATCTTTCATGTTTATTTATCGGTTAACTGCCGTCTGCCGGTTCGTCGCTACGCTCCAAACATCGGTATCGGCTTGCGGCGCTAAAAACGACAAATTATTGTCGTTTTTTTACACGCCTCACATTATAAATATAGTCGGGACTATTGTTGGATATTTTTTCATTTTTCTGAATATATGTTTTCTTACTGCCTGTCTCAGTTCGTTTTCCAGTCTTCTGGGTGCAGAGATGAGTTCGGGTTTCATATTTTGCAAAAAGTGTTCTATTACCTCTTCTATCTCTTTTGCAAACTCTTTGTCATATTTGTCCGCTACAAGTCCAAAACTTGAAACTTTCGGTTTTGAGATAAGTTTTCTGTCATTTTCCGAAATTTGGGCAACTATCATTACGATACCTTCCGTTGCCATTTTCTGCCTATCAATAACAACGTCGCTTTCGATTTCCTGATTTATCTGATTGTCTATATAGGTTTTTCCGGTTCTTATACTTTTTACTTTTTTAATATATTTCGGAGTCAGTTCAATCTGGTCGCCGTCTTGCATAAGGAATATGTTTTTTTCAGGTATTCCGCATTTAACAGCTGTCTCTTTATGTTTCGTCAGGTGGTTATATTCTCCGTGGACAGGCAGAAAGAATTTGGGTTTTGTAAGCCTCAACATCAACTTTTGCTCTTCCTGTGCCGCATGACCTGAGACATGTATTTCACTGAAGTCCTGATATGCTACTGTAGCGCCGCATTTTTGCAAAAAGTTTATAACGGAAGAGACGCTTCTCTCATTTCCTGGAATCGCTTTTGCAGAAATTATTATCGTATCGCTAGGTTTTATTTTTACGTGTCTGTGTTCATTGGTTGCCATTCTATACAGTGCACTCATAGTTTCGCCCTGGCTGCCTGTTGTTACAATGAGAATCTCGTTGTCACTGTATTTGCCTATCTCATGAGCATCTATAAAGATGTTTTGCGGAAGTTTTATATATCCAAGTTGCATCGTTGTCTCAAGGTTTCTCTCCATTGATCGTCCGATGACGCATACTTTTCTTCCATATTTTATGCCGTGTTCAATCGCCTGATATACCCTGTGAATATTTGATGAGAAGGTGGACATGATGACTCTTCCTTTTGCTCTTGCAAAAAGGAGGTCAAAAGTAGGGCCAACCGTGCTTTCGCTTTTTGTAATTCCTTCATTGTGAGAATTGGTGCTGTCGCTAAGAAGTGCAAGTACACCTTTTTCGCCGTAATGAGCGAGTCTGTGCAGATCGGTAGGATAACCGTCGATAGGGGTGTGGTCAATTTTGAAATCTCCAGTGTGTATAATAGTTCCTGCTTCCGTGCTGATAGCAAGAGCAGAAGCGTCTATTATAGAGTGAGTGATATGTATCCATTCAACTTCAAAATCTCCTATTTTTATAGGTTTCCTCTTCTCTACGTATCTGAACAGATTTTTAAAGCTTCTCAAGTTATGCTCGTCAAATTTGTTTGCGATCATACCAAGTGGAAGCGGTGTTCCGTATACAGGAAATTGCATCTCTTTAAATAGATATGGTACTGCTCCTATATGGTCTTCATGGGCATGGGTTATGATGATTCCTGCAATTTTGTCTTTTATCTGTCTGAGATAAGTGAAATCGGGTACGAGTATATCCACGCCGTGCATATCTTCAGTGGGAAAACTCATGCCAACATCAATGATAATGGCACTCTTTTCCGTTTCTATTACAGTTATATTGCCTCCGATTTCACCCAGTCCGCCAAGAGGCGTTATTTTTATTCTGCTTTTTGTATTGATTGGATATTTTGGTTCATTAGAGAGTCTATTTTTTTGTACTCTTTCATTTGCCTCAATGGCTTTTTTTATATCTCTGTACCATCCAAGAGATTTTTTTTGTTTGTACTGCTGCTTTGCAGGTTTGTTTTGTGCAGGTTTTAAATCGTTCTGTTTTTGATTATTCTGCGCTTGATTGTTTTTCTCTTCCATCTATCGTCCTTTTTTCCAGAAAATTGTATAACCGGTGATAGATGGATGTGGTAGCTTGATGAGGTCGTATAGTTGGTTCGATACCGGCTTTTTCAAATGTATTTTTCAATATCTCTTTATTATAGCCGGCTGACAGATTTTTAAGAAGCGTTTTACGGGGTTGTTTGAAAGCGGTTTTTAAAAACTTTTCAAACATGGAGTCTCTCAAACTCCTCTTTTTTTTAATCAACAGAACCGCTGATGTCACTTTAGGTTTTGGTTCAAATGATTCCGGTCCCACATCAAAAAGAATTTTTGCTTCTCCGGCGCTTTGTGCAAGAACTGCCAAAGAAGAAAACTCCCTCTCCCCGCTTTTGGCTGCAAACTTTTGTGCTACCTCTTTTTGTATCATAACAACTATATTTTTACAATTGGGGTCTTTTAAAGCCCTTAAAATTATAGTTGTCGCAACGTAATAGGGTAGGTTTGCAACCAGATCATACGCTTCGTCTATCAGTTTTTCTTTCCAATGATTCAGTGCATCCTCACAGATGAGTGTCAATTTCTTTTTTTCAATCTCTTTTTCAAACTTTTTTTTGAGGATAGCACACAAATCTCTATCGATCTCAAAAGCTATCACATCCTTCTGGCTTAATAGCTTCTGTGTTAAATCACCTAATCCAGGCCCAATTTCAACAATCTTGTTTTTGGTTTTGGGCATCGATTCGATGATCTTTTCAAGTACTGCGCTGTCTTTCAGAAAATTTTGTCCAAACTGTTTTTTGGCCTTATGCTCGATACTTTCTCCTTGTCTACCCCTGATGATACATAATTTTTTCTTACATTTAGATAATTTTGATATTTAGGTTGTTATTATAATCTCTTTTTTGCATTATAGCAATAGTAGTAGTATAATTTCATTAGTTAAAAAAAGAGGATCAGGGAAGCAATGAAAGAATATTTTGCAAAAAGAATTATACCGTGTCTTGATGTAAAAGACGGCAGAGTTGTAAAGGGAGTTAATTTTGTCGGACTCAGAGATGCGGGTGACCCGGTTGAGGTTGCCAAAAGATATAATGAAGAGGGTGCTGACGAGATAACATTTCTTGATATTACAGCAACACATGAAAACAGAGATACTATTGTTCATATTGTTGAAGAAGTTGCAAAAGAGGTATTTATACCTTTGACTGTGGGAGGCGGGATAAGAGAGCTTGATGATATATACAGACTCTTAAATGTTGGATGCGACAAAGTAAGTGTAAATTCTGCAGCGATAAAAAGACCGGAATTTGTTGACGAAGGTGCCAAGAGATTTGGAAGCCAATGTATAGTTGTTGCTATAGATGCAAAAAAAACAGGTGACGGATGGAATGTTTTTATAAATGGCGGAAGAATTGATACCGGCAAAGATGTTATAGAGTGGGCAAAGGAGGTTTATAACAGAGGGGCAGGTGAAATACTTCTTACATCAATGGATGCAGACGGAACAACTACCGGGTATGACCTTCCTCTTACAAAAGCGGTAAGTGAGGCTGTTGATATACCTGTTATAGCAAGCGGCGGTGCAGGAACAATGGAACATATAAAAGATGCTTTCCTGAACGGTGCGGATGCTGCTCTTGCTGCAACTATTTTTCACTACCGCCAGATTGATATAATGGAACTGAAAAGATATCTTTACAAAGAAGGGATACCGGTAAGACTATGATTGTATGTGCTGGCGATATTGAACAGTTTTCTTTTGCTCATCCTGTTGGTATAGGGCTGATAAATTCTGCTATAAATCTTACAAGACTTGCTCTCCTTGACAAACCAGAATTTTTAATTTTTGCCGGGACTGCAGGAAGTTACGGAGAATACAGACCTTTTGATATAGTTGAGTCCAGAGCTTCTTCGAATATCGAAATATGTTTTTTTGAAGACAGATGCTATACACCTATTGATAATGTTATAACAAGTGACGGAATAAATGTTTCACATGAAACAATTGTAAACTCTTCAAACTATATTACTACCGATTCGACAGTCGGGAAATTTTTTAATAAACATAATATCGGTATAGAAAATATGGAATTTTTTTCGGTGATGAGTGTTGGAAAGGAGTTTGATATTCCGTGTGGAGGAATATTTGTCGTAACAAACTACTGCGGGCCTGATGCCCATAAAGAGTTTAAAAGAAACCATAGAAAAGCCATGAGACTTTTAAACGAATATATATATGAAAAATATCCTGGATTGAAAGGTATGAGTGAAAAAGACAATTCTTGACTATACAAATGAAGAGCTTCAAAATATAGTATCTCCTAAATTCAGGGCTAAACAGATATATCAGTGGATATATCAAAAAAATGCCGACTCTTTTAATGATATGACAAATATTCCAAAAGAGCTCCGAAAAAAACTTGATGAAGAGTTTGAGATATCTTCAATGCAGATAATCAAAAAGGAACAGAGCAAAGACGGGAGCAAAAAATATCTTTTCGGTCTTAAAGACGGGCATACAGTTGAAGCTGTTTTGTTGCCTATGAAAAAAGAGCAGAAAGATGAAGCAGGAAATATTATCAAAGAGGCCAAATATACCATATGTGTCTCCACTCAGGTGGGATGCAAGGTAGGGTGTTCTTTTTGTCTGACTGCCAAAGGAGGTTTTGTAAGAAATCTGACTCCCGGTGAGATAGTAGGGCAGGTTCTGGAGATAAAAAAAGATAACGATATCGCTGCCAATAGGAGAGTGAATATTGTTTATATGGGTATGGGTGAACCCTTGGATAACCTCGACAATGTTGCAAAATCTGTAAAGATATTTTCCGACCCCAATGGTCTGTCTATATCACCTCGCCGTCAGACAATTTCAACAAGCGGTCTAGCTTCAAAAATAAAAAAGTTAGGCGAGATGAAGTTGGGGGTTCTTCTTGCCATATCTTTACATGCGGTGGATGATGAACTTCGTCAAACACTGATGCCGATAAACAAAGCGTACAATATTTCATCGATTATGGAGGCGGTAAGAGGCTTTCCTGTTGACCAGAGAAAGAGAGTAATGTTTGAATATCTTATGATAAAAGATCTCAATGATAATATAAAAAGTGCAAAAAAACTGGTAAAACTATTGCACGGTATAAAAGCAAAAGTAAACCTTATCTACTTCAATCCCTATCCCGGTTCGCCATACAAAAGACCCGATCCAAAGCGTGTAAAAGAGTTTCAGGAGTATCTGTTGAAACACGGTGTATTATGTACGATAAGGGAATCAAAAGGACTAGATATCAGTGCTGCGTGCGGACAGCTTAAAGAAAAAGAGATAGCGGAGGGAAGATGACACTGCTTGATTATGCGATGCTTATAATTGTCGGGATAACATTCTTGGTGGGAGTGATCGGCTTTATAATGGTAAACAAAAAGGACCTGTAATGAAAATAGCTTTTTTTGAGGTTTCAAACGAAGATATCAGATTTTTCAAATCAAAAATAAAAAATGCAAAATGCTTCTTTTATTCACAGACACTCAATGAATTCCTGAAAAACTGTGAATTTGCAGACTTTGATGCAATATCCGTTTTTGTACATTCAAAAGTCACAGAGTCCGAGATAGAAAAGCTTCCCAATCTTAAATATATTCAGACCCGCTCAACCGGATATGATCACATAGACTGTTCAATTTTGGCAAAAGAACGTATAGCTGTATCAAACGTAAAAGGGTACGCAGGTCCGGCTGTAGCAGAATTTGTCTTTTCTCTTCTGCTCAATATCTCGAGAAAAACATATATAGCAGTCCAAAGATCCAAAAACTATAATTTTCAGTATCAGGATCTTCTCGGATTTGAGCTTAATTCCAAGAAAATAGGTATAGTGGGTTTTGGGACGATAGGAAGGCATTTGGCAAAACTCGCTTCCGGTTTTGGTATGAAAATCTTTGTATATTCCAGAAACTATGACGAAGAACTTATAAAAAAGCTTAAAATTGAAAAAAGTTCATATGAAGATATTCTAAAAAATTCTGATGTTATAGTGTTTGCTGTTCCTTTGACAAAAGAGACATACCATATGCTGAACATCAACAATGCTTCCCTTTTAAAAGAGAGCTGTATAGTAATAAATCCCGCCAGAGGAGAAGTGATAAGTCTTGAAGCACTCGATCTTCTTTCAGATAGGATATACGGAATCGGTTTGGATGTGATAGAGGGTGAAAAAATGCTCTTTAAAAATGTTGATGCACTTAAACAAAAAGAGATAATAAAAAGGGACAATGTTCTTTATACACCCCATATGGCTTATTTTACAAAGGAAGCACTGGATAGAATAAGAGAAAAATCTTTAAAAAATCTTATTGCGTTTATGGAAGGAAGAGAACTTCCTGATGAGATAAAGGTTTGCGAACACTAAAAATTTAAGGGTTTAAATTCATATCATCAATACACCGCTTTTTTACACTCTTCTAAAAAATTTTGTTTCGAATAGATTTTATATCTGTTTTTATATTCGAACTCAATCCAGTTTGCATGCAGCATAAGCCGTTTGTAACCAGTATGAAAAATCCTCTCTTTTTCGGATAGTTTCTTGTCAAGATATTTTATGGCGATATCTGTATCCACTCCGTATATAGGATCTCCCACTATCGGATGTTTCACGTGAAACAGATGTATTCTTATCTGATGCTGACGACCTGTCAGCGGGATCGCTTCCACAAGAGTCATGTTGTTGAAATACTCCAGCGGTTTTATGATAGTCTGAGCTTTTTTCCCCTGTTTGTCTATAAGAACTTTTAGCCTTATTGTGGAAAAATCTCTGTTCTTTTTTATGGGTTCGTCTATAAAAAGCTCCTTCTTCAATCGTCCTTTTATGAGGGCAAGATATCCTTTTTTTATCTTTTTCTCTTCAAAAGCGCGTTTGATTTCTGTTTCAGCCTCTTTGTTTGCGCTTACTATCAAAAGGCCGCTTGTTTCCATATCGATGCGGTGTGTAACATTTGCTTCAAATCCCAGGTGTGCTCTTGCCTCATCAAGCAATGAGTAGGGAGTTCTTCTGTTTCTGGGGTGCACGATCAGACCGCTCGGCTTGTCGAAAACGGCAAATTCCGGAGTTTTGAAAATAGGTTTGAGACCTTTTGAAGAGGGTTCGAAAAGCAAAACTTCTATTTCGCCGCATAATGACAACGATTTGTCTTTTACTGCTGTACCCTTTACAAATACTCTGCCTGTATCTATCAGTTTCTGCGCAGTCCCCTGTGTAATATTCAGTTCTCTCATCAAAAAACCGAAAAGTTTTTGTCTGTTTTGTATATAGAATCTCTTCTTTATAAATGCCAACCCAATCCTTTATAAGAAAATATTATATTTAAATATTTTGTAATCCTGTGATTTTTTAAGGACATTTTTGTTAATATTTTATCAAAATGATCTCTTTGGATAAAGCGGCAACTTATAAAATGCCTCTTTAAGGCATTTTACCTTTTTTGCAGCATATATTCAAAGAAGGTCTATTCATTAAAAGAGGTGGTTATGGTAGAGAGATATTCACGAAAAGAGATGGCTGAAAAATGGACTATGCAGGCAAAGTATCAGGCTTGGCTAGATGTGGAGATAGCAGCGGTAAAAGCTTGGCACAAATTGGGTCTAGTTCCCAAAGAGGATATGGAAAAGATTGTCAAGAACGCAAAATTTGACCTGAAAAGAATAGATGAAATAGAAAAAGAGACAAAACATGATGTGATCGCATTTCTAACGAGTGTTGCAGAAAGTCTGGGCGAAGAGAGCAGATGGGTTCATTACGGAATGACCAGTTCCGATACAATCGATACGGCAGTAGCACTTCAGATGAGAGACTCTTTGAAACTTGTTATAGAAGATGTGGAGATGGTTATGGAAACCATCAAAAAAAGAGCGTTTGAACACAAAATGACTCTTATGGTCGGACGCAGTCACGGTATTCACGGTGAGCCTATAACATTCGGTCTTGTTCTTGCCATATGGTATGACGAGATGAGAAGGCATCTAGAAAACCTGAAAGAGACTCTTGAGGTTATAAGTGTAGGTAAAGTGAGCGGAGCTATGGGAAACTTTGCCCATGCTCCCGTTGAGCTTGAAGAGTACGTATGCGAAGAGCTTGGGCTAAAACCTGCTCCGGTATCAAATCAGGTGATACAAAGAGACAGATATGCAAGGCTGTTCAGTGCACTGGGACTTCTTGCCTCAACAGTAGAAAAAATAGCCGTAAATATCAGACATTTTCAAAGAACAGAAGTCTATGAAGCGGAAGAATACTTCAGCAAAGGGCAGAAAGGCAGCTCTGCAATGCCTCATAAAAGAAATCCGGTGCTCAGCGAAAACTTGACAGGACTTGCAAGAGTTATAAGAAGCTATGTCATACCTGCTATGGAAAATGTTGCACTTTGGCATGAAAGAGATATC contains:
- a CDS encoding pseudouridine synthase, which codes for MRLNKYISHNTTYSRREADRLIQEGRVKVNGKVVREPFYDVQKDDEVYIGSKKVTEDNLFTVIVYNKPKGELVTKKDPRGRRTIYDTLPAKFRHFIPVGRLDFATEGLLLLTDSPKVAHTLMNSSLERIYKVKIRGSITKEMIKAMEEGLELEDATAGGHEKSKVKSMTFAPFYAYQIIKNDEKYSKLKIAIGEGKNREIRRFFAHFGREVVDLKRLEYGGITLSALPTGKTRYLTRKEYDDLKKFLKEQNAKGNTKIRS
- a CDS encoding secondary thiamine-phosphate synthase enzyme YjbQ; its protein translation is MQKVTLKSDHKSEMIDITEIVKEAVIKSGIKSGVCTIFTPHTTASVILFENVDPNLQRDFLRELHRLVPSNIRYAHAGTNADAHIKSGITGTSVSIPVEDAKPLLGKWQGIFFCEFDGPRETREIYIKVVNG
- the rsmA gene encoding 16S rRNA (adenine(1518)-N(6)/adenine(1519)-N(6))-dimethyltransferase RsmA; this encodes MIRGRQGESIEHKAKKQFGQNFLKDSAVLEKIIESMPKTKNKIVEIGPGLGDLTQKLLSQKDVIAFEIDRDLCAILKKKFEKEIEKKKLTLICEDALNHWKEKLIDEAYDLVANLPYYVATTIILRALKDPNCKNIVVMIQKEVAQKFAAKSGEREFSSLAVLAQSAGEAKILFDVGPESFEPKPKVTSAVLLIKKKRSLRDSMFEKFLKTAFKQPRKTLLKNLSAGYNKEILKNTFEKAGIEPTIRPHQATTSIYHRLYNFLEKRTIDGREKQSSAE
- a CDS encoding KpsF/GutQ family sugar-phosphate isomerase, with protein sequence MDFVKIAKDVLQTEADALIDSKNRIGENINEAVKTISSIKGKLIVTGVGKSGLVGAKIAATLASTGTPSFFIHPTEALHGDLGMIGKEDAVLAISYSGESEELIKILPHIKRFDIPLIAMAKSKDSTLGRYSDIFISIKVEKEACPLDAAPTSSTTLTMALGDAIAVCLMKKRGFKKEDFATFHPGGSLGKRLFIKIKDLMRKENLPVISENAKLKDAVVAISEGRLGNVLITDKNGSLKAVLSDGDLRRALMKEDFSLEEKAIKYANLNPKICKDENILASDALKIIEDHKIQMLVITDENDKISGVLHIHDLVEAGIK
- a CDS encoding ribonuclease J, whose translation is MEEKNNQAQNNQKQNDLKPAQNKPAKQQYKQKKSLGWYRDIKKAIEANERVQKNRLSNEPKYPINTKSRIKITPLGGLGEIGGNITVIETEKSAIIIDVGMSFPTEDMHGVDILVPDFTYLRQIKDKIAGIIITHAHEDHIGAVPYLFKEMQFPVYGTPLPLGMIANKFDEHNLRSFKNLFRYVEKRKPIKIGDFEVEWIHITHSIIDASALAISTEAGTIIHTGDFKIDHTPIDGYPTDLHRLAHYGEKGVLALLSDSTNSHNEGITKSESTVGPTFDLLFARAKGRVIMSTFSSNIHRVYQAIEHGIKYGRKVCVIGRSMERNLETTMQLGYIKLPQNIFIDAHEIGKYSDNEILIVTTGSQGETMSALYRMATNEHRHVKIKPSDTIIISAKAIPGNERSVSSVINFLQKCGATVAYQDFSEIHVSGHAAQEEQKLMLRLTKPKFFLPVHGEYNHLTKHKETAVKCGIPEKNIFLMQDGDQIELTPKYIKKVKSIRTGKTYIDNQINQEIESDVVIDRQKMATEGIVMIVAQISENDRKLISKPKVSSFGLVADKYDKEFAKEIEEVIEHFLQNMKPELISAPRRLENELRQAVRKHIFRKMKKYPTIVPTIFIM
- a CDS encoding replication-associated recombination protein A → MDNLAEILRPKNLEHFAGQPHLLSPDAAFYKLIKAKKISHSFFWGPPGCGKTTLARIIANELDAPFYELNATSLKIEEIRKIVSMYRGSFEKPIIFIDEVHRLSKTQQEVLLPIMEKNEALILGASTENPYFSLTAGIRSRSFLFEFKPLEEKDLEKIFQRARKLIDFEIEDDAKEYIISSCAKDARSMLKLLESALAITKKIDLKTLKSLRPASLHEGSSSKESHYNLISAMIKSIRGSDIDASLYYLARLVAAAEPPEYIARRLVILASEDIGNANPNALNLAVSTMLAVSKIGYPEARIILSQCVIYLASCPKSNSAYKAINNAMKAIEDGVLLPVPNYLKSPSPGGYLYPHDFGGYVKQKYLAKNLKFYKSKDIGFEKTLNEWIRKIKNRSS
- the pgeF gene encoding peptidoglycan editing factor PgeF codes for the protein MRYLFTNRHGGYSKEPYSTFNLAFHVGDDPKNVEKNRNFLKTLIKADRIVFMDQVHGDRVVAIDEKNINDIHRCDAVLTHLKDVALCVMVADCNPILLYEPQKEIVAAVHAGRNGTFLGIVQKSVDMMKEFYGCDSSKIMAFIGPSIRKCCYEVSEEIAGVVKKCYGRKYIHNERFLDLAAMNIDQLKSSGLKEENINLTPVCTCCFKDYFSYRRDKITGRFAGVIKNGD